A region of Moorena sp. SIOASIH DNA encodes the following proteins:
- a CDS encoding DEAD/DEAH box helicase, translating to MATLHGSWIPRETSGHLFIWGETWRTKAQISTTANEMSSHPFGMTEEELTSFLGSHSLSIGQFLEVSEKARSGSRKRGAQQHHHRWQSQIILLPTQASFKGEPAYPVLSSKVFLDSSQDSAEAAQWELQPWQVQGVSLEPMAAVRFLQALPLGSFEGSDAYLGGELRFWSQVMRWSLDLLNRGKFLPGVYRLPDGKVRACWQPLLDSTTDQVRLEKYIKLMPSACCAYPQQLNSPHLTPQPPNLQPPNLQPPNLQPTNLQPANLQPPNLKPATDLVKAQELLLGFLSSVVNTQVRDFVKGESVPVVESPMVEWLRSLSSNFSSNSESLALDSQAFGRLAAALSTWNTPVQQNLVTPTSKRLSHNLFRTCFILKPPTSDQESWGLAYGLQAVDDPDLVVDAETIWNHSGERLEINQRTIEQPQETFLKGLGLATRLYPPIEPSLHQSRPEFCELTIVDVYEFIRASAWRLQENGLGIVLPPGLKPGTGAKRLGISLVAEVPPQKKNQRLGLQSLLKFKWQLAIGDKTISKREFNRLMALKSPLVEVDGEWMALQPSDVRAAQEMFKGSTDNMTLSVEDALRITTGDNNTLAKLPVVKFEASGALQELITNLQGNQSLEPIPQPASFQGQLRPYQARGMGWLAFLERWGLGACLADDMGLGKTAQLIAFLLHLQEEGTLNGPCLVVCPTSVLGNWEREVRKFAPSLKTIVHHGDKRSKGKAFAKAVKTKQVIITSYSLVYRDATTLDGVEWQGVVLDEAQNIKNPSAKQSQAVKQLSTSFRIALTGTPVENRLSELWSIIDFLNPGYLGDRQFFQRRFAVPIEKFGDRDSLQTMRSLVQPFILRRLKTDKSIIQDLPEKQEMNVFCGLSAAQATVYQQLVDDSLAQIEEAEGIKRKGMILTLLLRLKQLCNHPALLESKGKKTKGKTGDNSLMSSQQSGKLRRLEEMLEEAISEGDRGLIFTQFSEWGKLLKPYLEQKFGKEVLFLYGATRKKQREEMIDRFQNDPDGPSIFILSLKAGGTGLNLTRANHVFHVDRWWNPAVENQATDRVFRIGQKRNVQVHKFICTGTVEEKINDIIESKKQLAEQTVDAGEDWLTEMNTEQLRDLVLLDRSAVIDD from the coding sequence ATGGCAACGTTACATGGCAGTTGGATACCTAGGGAAACTAGTGGTCATCTATTTATTTGGGGAGAAACTTGGCGCACGAAGGCGCAGATATCAACAACTGCCAATGAGATGTCATCTCACCCCTTTGGGATGACTGAGGAAGAATTGACGTCTTTTTTAGGTTCTCATAGTCTGTCCATCGGTCAATTTTTAGAGGTGTCTGAGAAGGCTCGTTCAGGTAGTCGTAAGCGTGGCGCTCAACAGCATCACCATCGCTGGCAGTCTCAAATTATTCTCCTACCTACTCAAGCATCATTCAAGGGTGAACCAGCTTATCCAGTGCTGTCTAGCAAAGTGTTTTTAGATAGTTCACAAGATAGTGCAGAGGCTGCCCAGTGGGAATTGCAACCATGGCAAGTCCAAGGGGTAAGTCTGGAACCGATGGCAGCGGTAAGATTCCTGCAAGCCTTACCCCTTGGCTCTTTTGAAGGCTCAGATGCTTACCTGGGAGGGGAGTTGCGTTTTTGGTCTCAGGTGATGCGGTGGAGCTTGGATCTGCTGAATCGGGGTAAGTTTTTACCAGGAGTTTACCGATTGCCTGATGGTAAGGTAAGGGCTTGCTGGCAACCTCTGCTTGATAGTACTACCGATCAAGTCCGTCTAGAAAAGTATATCAAGCTCATGCCCTCGGCTTGCTGTGCTTATCCACAACAGCTTAATTCTCCACACTTGACCCCTCAACCCCCCAACCTTCAACCCCCCAACCTTCAACCCCCCAACCTTCAACCAACCAACCTTCAACCTGCTAACCTTCAACCTCCCAACCTTAAACCTGCAACCGATTTGGTTAAGGCTCAGGAATTGCTACTGGGATTCTTGAGTAGTGTGGTTAATACACAGGTGCGGGATTTTGTCAAGGGTGAGTCGGTGCCAGTAGTAGAATCACCGATGGTGGAATGGTTGCGATCGCTTTCTTCTAATTTTTCGTCTAATTCAGAATCCCTAGCCCTAGATTCACAAGCCTTTGGTCGATTAGCGGCAGCACTCTCGACTTGGAACACTCCGGTGCAACAGAATTTAGTGACACCGACGTCTAAGAGGTTGAGCCACAATCTGTTTCGCACTTGTTTTATCCTGAAGCCTCCTACCTCTGACCAAGAGAGTTGGGGCTTGGCCTATGGCTTACAAGCGGTTGATGACCCAGACCTGGTGGTGGATGCTGAGACGATTTGGAATCACTCAGGAGAGCGATTGGAGATTAACCAGCGAACCATTGAACAACCTCAGGAAACGTTTCTCAAAGGGTTAGGATTAGCGACTCGACTCTATCCTCCCATTGAACCTAGCCTACACCAATCCCGTCCTGAGTTTTGTGAGCTAACCATAGTAGATGTGTATGAGTTCATTAGGGCTAGTGCATGGCGGTTGCAAGAGAATGGCTTGGGTATTGTCTTACCCCCAGGATTGAAACCAGGCACGGGAGCCAAACGCTTGGGGATTAGTCTTGTGGCGGAAGTGCCACCACAAAAGAAGAATCAACGGTTAGGACTCCAAAGCTTACTGAAGTTTAAGTGGCAACTGGCGATTGGAGATAAAACCATCTCGAAGCGGGAGTTTAATCGCTTGATGGCACTGAAATCACCGCTAGTGGAGGTGGATGGGGAATGGATGGCTTTACAACCGTCCGATGTCCGTGCAGCTCAAGAGATGTTTAAGGGTTCGACAGATAACATGACTCTGTCGGTAGAGGATGCTTTGCGGATCACTACTGGTGATAATAATACCTTGGCCAAACTACCAGTGGTCAAGTTTGAAGCATCGGGAGCGTTGCAAGAGTTAATTACTAACTTACAGGGGAATCAATCCCTGGAGCCGATTCCTCAACCTGCTAGTTTTCAGGGGCAATTGCGACCCTATCAAGCTAGAGGGATGGGCTGGCTGGCGTTTCTGGAACGTTGGGGTTTGGGTGCTTGTCTGGCGGATGATATGGGCCTTGGTAAGACGGCACAACTGATTGCGTTTCTGTTGCATCTTCAGGAAGAAGGTACGCTGAATGGACCCTGCTTGGTGGTATGTCCGACTTCTGTGCTAGGAAACTGGGAACGGGAAGTAAGGAAATTTGCGCCATCCCTGAAAACTATTGTCCATCACGGGGATAAACGCTCCAAAGGGAAAGCCTTTGCTAAGGCAGTTAAGACTAAGCAGGTGATCATTACCAGTTATTCCTTAGTATATCGGGATGCGACTACCCTGGATGGGGTGGAATGGCAGGGGGTGGTGCTGGATGAAGCTCAGAATATTAAGAATCCTAGCGCTAAGCAATCCCAAGCGGTCAAGCAACTTTCCACTAGCTTTCGGATTGCCTTAACCGGTACTCCCGTGGAAAATCGATTGTCGGAATTGTGGTCAATTATCGATTTTCTCAATCCTGGGTATTTAGGCGACCGCCAATTCTTTCAACGTCGATTTGCTGTACCCATTGAGAAGTTTGGCGACCGGGATTCCTTGCAGACCATGCGATCGCTAGTGCAACCCTTTATCCTCCGTCGCCTCAAAACCGATAAGTCTATTATTCAAGATTTGCCAGAAAAGCAGGAAATGAATGTTTTTTGTGGTCTTTCCGCAGCCCAAGCTACGGTTTATCAACAGTTGGTGGATGATTCCTTAGCACAAATTGAAGAGGCTGAGGGGATTAAGCGCAAGGGCATGATTTTGACTTTGTTGTTGAGACTCAAGCAACTGTGTAATCATCCCGCTCTGTTGGAGAGTAAGGGGAAAAAGACTAAGGGGAAAACGGGAGATAATTCGTTGATGTCTAGCCAGCAGTCGGGTAAGTTACGACGGTTGGAAGAAATGTTAGAAGAGGCGATTTCTGAGGGAGACCGTGGCTTAATTTTTACCCAATTTTCGGAATGGGGGAAATTGCTGAAACCCTATTTAGAGCAAAAATTTGGGAAGGAAGTTTTATTTCTCTATGGCGCAACTCGTAAGAAACAACGGGAGGAAATGATTGATCGGTTCCAGAATGACCCCGATGGTCCATCGATATTTATTCTGTCTCTGAAAGCCGGTGGCACTGGATTGAATTTAACGAGAGCTAATCATGTGTTTCATGTAGACCGCTGGTGGAATCCAGCGGTGGAAAATCAAGCCACTGACCGGGTTTTTCGGATTGGTCAAAAACGCAATGTTCAAGTCCATAAGTTTATCTGTACTGGCACTGTGGAAGAAAAGATTAATGACATTATTGAAAGTAAGAAACAGTTAGCGGAACAAACTGTGGATGCTGGGGAAGATTGGTTGACGGAAATGAATACAGAACAATTGCGGGATTTGGTGTTGCTTGATCGGAGTGCGGTGATTGATGATTAG